One stretch of Astatotilapia calliptera chromosome 3, fAstCal1.2, whole genome shotgun sequence DNA includes these proteins:
- the LOC113019266 gene encoding integrin alpha-M-like, translating into MSLGLTMKSDPGTQNAVACGPTIPKDCKSITMYSGVCFQINRSNRFERPIPPSVKECPLQADIAFLLDGSGSVYSEDFQTMKTFVKNLVRSFLSSDTKFSVSQFSTSSKVHYYFDNFFSSGSWESNIDRIKQLDQATYTAEAIEHVVQNVFTPQRGSRSNAKKVLIVITDGESHDSHRLPYVARLAESKKIVRFAIGVGNAFNKPAAEQELKTIASSPSDKHVFQVRDFNALEIIRQNLQDKIFSIEGSQTSGESLKMEMSQEGFSAVYVPEGIQMSIVGANQWKGGYVQYTTGGQKVKTYEDVSLEPDSYLGYSMAIAKSWSGSVTVVGAPRYKHRGVVFAVNRDSFRNQKIEPFPWQYQTGEYFGAEVCAMDINNDDITELIFISAPMYMESDREGRVYVCRLTGLFVECNFDDPLILRGRAAVKGRFGSSLAVLPDLNSDGFRDLAVGAPLENNGEGSIYIFNGEGGGRISPTYSQRITGSEVQSGLKFFGLSISQSSFDQSGDGLPDLAVGSKGKVVLLRSRPIVMVKAEVSFNPNQIPTQNEGCSKPLENTATVCFTMSRVSAVHTAQAVINYTITLDATRKPPNNRAYASGKQQEQSGSVIVVLRRRQCSTLKLLIEACPEDALSSLSNELKFMFNGLSINRNPRPSLSSQAQTTTIYPLGFDINCGTDNKCVDNLKVDFTFTRSSEVKVGIDELLDVTVTVENRGENSYNSRVILTYPAGLSYRKFTGQQGRIGCNSLDSEDGLSRGRTDCTIHKPIFKNKTKASFIVSYGIDTNSQLERKLFVTANATSGNQEHATTNELYKNKSIDVRYSIFMTFESSLSYNNFTFGRSDLQKPVQQSIKITNDIRALNFTVVIRIPVKLGKKDIWVNLISLQIADCQRGIDEEPPVKTFVSQIRKNKVVNCSVAKCRVFKCNTFMGIRESRMYEISANLSSGWIEQIGLQSAKFLLTSTASLEYDKNQYIYFSAGSDNNPPVHKIEAEVEVYPKLNFTKAIIGGSLGGLAFLALLTASLYKAGFFKSKYKQMIIEMTEDDPGTAAGAPSAE; encoded by the exons ATGTCTCTTGGTTTGACAATGAAAAGTGATCCTGGAACCCAAAATGCTGTG GCATGCGGTCCAACTATTCCAAAGGACTGCAAAAGTATCACCATGTACAGTGGAGTGTGCTTTCAAATAAACCGTTCCAATAGATTTGAGCGTCCCATACCACCTTCTGTCAAAG AATGCCCGCTGCAAGCAGACATTGCCTTTCTGTTGGATGGTTCAGGGAGTGTATATAGCGAAGATTTTCAAACAATGAAGACCTTTGTGAAAAATCTGGTTCGGTCTTTTCTCTCAAGTGATACAAAG tttTCTGTTTCCCAGTTCTCTACTTCATCAAAGGTCCATTACTATTTTGATAATTTTTTCTCATCTGGATCATGGGAATCTAACATTGATAGAATAAAACAACTAGACCAAGCAACTTACACAGCTGAAGCCATCGAACATGTTGT CCAAAATGTTTTTACACCACAAAGAGGATCCAGATCAAATGCAAAGAAGGTGCTGATAGTTATTACTGATGGAGAATCTCATGACTCACATCGCTTACCATATGTAGCAAGGCTAGCTGAGAGTAAAAAGATTGTTCGATTTGCTATTGGG gtGGGGAATGCATTTAataaacctgcagcagaacagGAGCTGAAAACCATTGCATCGTCTCCGTCAGACAAACACGTATTTCAAGTTAGGGACTTCAACGCCCTTGAAATAATAAGACAGAATTTGCAGGACAAAATTTTCTCTATCGAAg GATCACAAACCAGTGGAGAGTCACTGAAAATGGAAATGTCTCAAGAGGGATTCAGTGCAGTTTATGTGCCTGAG GGAATTCAGATGTCTATTGTTGGTGCAAACCAGTGGAAGGGAGGCTACGTGCAATACACAACAGGAGGCCAGAAGGTGAAAACATATGAGGACGTGTCTTTGGAGCCTGACAGCTATCTTG GTTACTCCATGGCAATTGCTAAATCCTGGAGTGGCTCAGTGACAGTTGTTGGTGCTCCAAGATATAAACACAGAGGAGTTGTGTTTGCTGTTAACAGAGATAGCTTTAGAAATCAAAAGATTGAGCCCTTTCCATGGCAG TATCAGACTGGTGAATATTTCGGGGCAGAGGTGTGTGCCATGGACATAAATAATGATGACATCACTGAGCTAATCTTCATATCAGCCCCAATGTACATGGAGTCTGATAGAGAGGGAAGAGTTTATGTTTGCAGATTAACTGGTTTG TTTGTGGAGTGTAATTTTGATGATCCGTTAATACTAAGAGGACGTGCAGCTGTCAAGGGAAGGTTCGGCTCTTCTCTTGCTGTGCTGCCTGATCTAAACTCAGATGGATTCAGGGATTTGGCAGTTGGAGCACCTTTGGAGAATAATGGTGAAGGCAGCATCTACATATTTAATGgcgaaggaggaggaagaatcaGTCCTACCTACTCACAG AGAATTACTGGTTCTGAGGTCCAGTCAGGACTGAAGTTCTTTGGCCTGTCAATCAGTCAGTCATCTTTTGACCAGAGTGGTGATGGACTGCCTGACTTAGCGGTGGGCTCAAAGGGCAAAGTTGTTTTATTGAG ATCAAGACCCATAGTAATGGTGAAAGCTGAGGTGTCATTCAACCCAAACCAAATCCCTACTCAGAATGAAGGCTGTTCAAAACCATTGGAGAACACAGCTACAGTCTGCTTCACCATGAGTAGAGTGTCTGCAGTCCACACAG CTCAAGCAGTGATTAATTATACTATAACACTGGATGCCACACGTAAACCTCCAAACAACCGAGCTTATGCCAGTGGGAAACAACAAGAACAATCTGGATCAGTCATTGTGGTCTTAAGAAGACGACAGTGTTCAACTCTAAAGTTACTTATTGAG GCCTGTCCAGAAGATGCTCTTAGTTCTCTTTCCAATGAACTCAAATTCATGTTTAATGGTTTGTCCATCAACAGAAATCCCAGACCAAGTCTTTCCTCACAGGCTCAAACAACAACCATTTATCCT TTAGGGTTTGACATCAACTGTGGCACTGACAACAAATGTGTTGATAACCTTAAAGTGGATTTTACGTTCACCAG ATCCTCAGAGGTTAAAGTGGGCATTGATGAGCTTTTGGATGTCACAGTCACAGTGGAGAACAGAGGAGAAAACTCCTACAACAGTCGTGTTATTCTCACGTACCCAGCTGGACTCTCCTACAGGAAGTTCACGGGTCAGCAG GGAAGAATTGGGTGCAACTCTTTGGACAGTGAAGATGGTTTATCACGAGGAAGGACAGACTGCACTATCCACAAACCAATTTTCAAGAACAAAACTAAG GCTTCCTTCATTGTCTCCTATGGGATTGACACCAACAGTCAGCTTGAGAGGAAGCTCTTTGTCACTGCAAATGCCACCAG TGGAAATCAGGAGCATGCCACTACAAATGAACTCTATAAAAATAAATCGATTGATGTGAGATATAGCATTTTTATGACATTTGAAAG CTCTCTCAGCTACAACAATTTCACATTTGGGAGGAGTGATTTGCAGAAACCAGTCCAGCAATCAATTAAG ATTACAAATGATATCAGAGCACTTAATTTCACTGTGGTGATCAGGATTCCAGTGAAGCTTGGTAAAAAAGACATTTGGGTGAATTTGATCAGTCTACag attgcagactgtcagagaggaATTGACGAAGAACCACCTGTCAAAACTTTTGTTTCTCAGATCAGAAAAAATAAGGTGGTT AACTGCTCTGTAGCCAAGTGCAGAGTGTTCAAGTGCAACACTTTCATGGGAATACGGGAGAGTAGGATGTATGAAATCTCTGCCAACCTCAGTTCAGGATGGATAGAGCAG ATTGGGCTTCAGTCTGCCAAATTCCTCTTGACCAGCACTGCCAGTCTGGAGTATGACAAAAACCAGTACATCTACTTTTCAGCAGGGTCTGACAACAATCCTCCTGTTCACAAG ATTGAGGCAGAAGTAGAAGTGTATCCTAAGCTGAATTTCACCAAAGCGATCATTGGAGGATCCCTGGGAGGGTTGGCTTTTCTAGCTTTACTCACCGCTAGCCTGTATAAG GCTGGATTTTTCAAGAGTAAATACAAACAGATGATAATTGAAATGACAGAAGATGATCCAGGGACGGCTGCAGGTGCACCCTCAGCAGAGTAA
- the LOC113019294 gene encoding transmembrane protease serine 9-like isoform X1 has product MVSLHQNGVHKCGGSLISDNVILTTAQCFSTTSPNASEWNVFLGLRLINGSEEFETSLGVLNITVSKMTGSNIALLELFESVSFNNYIQPVCLDISDSKSFPIGSQCLVTGWENKNNSRGAVLQNMKTQVASCGNLFDSDQICTHTMDLQEGGQGSPLLCKSESSWFQVAVVTVCESRLSHGDVDVFTKISRFGSFLKEIIDETPSVATLLTGSSPDFSVSLLIFFAVLIISLFLLS; this is encoded by the exons ATGGTAAGTCTTCACCAAAATGGAGTACACAAATGTGGAGGAAGCTTAATATCTGACAACGTTATACTCACAACTGCACAATGCTTCTCTAC CACCAGTCCAAATGCCAGTGAATGGAATGTGTTTCTTGGTCTTAGACTCATAAATGGTTCTGAAGAGTTTGAGACATCTTTGGGTGTTTTGAACATTACAGTGAGCAAAATGACTGGCTCCAATATTGCACTATTGGAGCTGTTTGAATCAGTCAGTTTCAACAATTATATCCAGCCTGTGTGTTTGGACATTAGTGATTCAAAGTCTTTCCCCATTGGTAGTCAGTGTTTGGTGACAGGCTGGGAAAACAAGAACAACAGCAGAG GTGCTGTTCttcaaaacatgaaaactcaAGTTGCAAGTTGTGGCAATCTTTTTGATTCAGATCAAATTTGTACTCACACCATGGACCTTCAAGag GGAGGTCAGGGCAGCCCATTGCTGTGCAAGTCAGAGTCATCATGGTTCCAGGTTGCTGTTGTAACAGTCTGTGAAAGTAGACTGAGCCATGGAGATGTTGATGTCTTTACCAAAATCTCAAGATTTGGGTCATTCTTAAAGGAGATTATTGATGAAACACCATCTGTTGCaacacttttaacaggaagttcaCCTGATTTCTCAGTTtccttattgattttttttgctgTCCTCATTATCTCCTTGTTCCTGTTGTCATGA
- the LOC113019294 gene encoding serine protease 27-like isoform X2, with amino-acid sequence MVSLHQNGVHKCGGSLISDNVILTTAQCFSTTSPNASEWNVFLGLRLINGSEEFETSLGVLNITVSKMTGSNIALLELFESVSFNNYIQPVCLDISDSKSFPIGSQCLVTGWENKNNSRDQICTHTMDLQEGGQGSPLLCKSESSWFQVAVVTVCESRLSHGDVDVFTKISRFGSFLKEIIDETPSVATLLTGSSPDFSVSLLIFFAVLIISLFLLS; translated from the exons ATGGTAAGTCTTCACCAAAATGGAGTACACAAATGTGGAGGAAGCTTAATATCTGACAACGTTATACTCACAACTGCACAATGCTTCTCTAC CACCAGTCCAAATGCCAGTGAATGGAATGTGTTTCTTGGTCTTAGACTCATAAATGGTTCTGAAGAGTTTGAGACATCTTTGGGTGTTTTGAACATTACAGTGAGCAAAATGACTGGCTCCAATATTGCACTATTGGAGCTGTTTGAATCAGTCAGTTTCAACAATTATATCCAGCCTGTGTGTTTGGACATTAGTGATTCAAAGTCTTTCCCCATTGGTAGTCAGTGTTTGGTGACAGGCTGGGAAAACAAGAACAACAGCAGAG ATCAAATTTGTACTCACACCATGGACCTTCAAGag GGAGGTCAGGGCAGCCCATTGCTGTGCAAGTCAGAGTCATCATGGTTCCAGGTTGCTGTTGTAACAGTCTGTGAAAGTAGACTGAGCCATGGAGATGTTGATGTCTTTACCAAAATCTCAAGATTTGGGTCATTCTTAAAGGAGATTATTGATGAAACACCATCTGTTGCaacacttttaacaggaagttcaCCTGATTTCTCAGTTtccttattgattttttttgctgTCCTCATTATCTCCTTGTTCCTGTTGTCATGA